The Streptomyces sp. NBC_01298 genome contains the following window.
GCCAAGAGCGAGCCCGGCAAGCCGGACGCGATCAACGAGACCAACATGAACACGGCGGTCGGCATCATCGAGCGCCGCGTCAACGGTCTCGGTGTGTCGGAGGCCGAGGTTCAGACCCAGGGCCGCGACCACATCATCGTGAACATCCCCAAGGGGACGAACGAGCAGCAGGCGCGCGAGCAGGTCGGTACCACCGCCCAGCTCTACTTCCGCCCCGTGCTCGCCGTCACCGAGGGTGCCCCGGCACCTCCGGAGGCCAGCCAGAGCGGCTCCCCGAGCGCCGCCCCGAGCGGCTCCGGCAGCCCGTCCGCCAGTGCGGCCACCCCGTCGTCCAGCGCCACTTCCCAGGGCCGTGCGGTCAGTGAGGCCCTCAAGGCCCCGAACGCCCCCTCTCCCTCGCCCTCGGCGAGCGAGTCGAAGAAGGCAGACGACAAGGCGACCCCGTCCACGTCGCCGTCCGCGACGTCCGCCGACCAGGCCGCCGCGGCGGCCCTGCAGGCGAAGTTCGCCGCGCTGGACTGCACCGACGAGGCGCAGCGCGCCGCCGTCAGCAAGAACATCAAGCCCGAGGACCCGACGCTCGCCTGCGGCAAGCGCGGCGACGCCTGGTACAAGTGGGTGCTCGGCCCGGCCCAGGTCGACGGCAAGGACGTGAAGGACGCCAAGGGGCAGATCGACCAGCAGCGCGGCATCTGGATCGTCACGATGCAGTTCACCGACAAGGGCGCCGACAAGTTCGCCAAGATCACCGGTGAGCTCGCGGCCAAGCAGTCCCCGCAGAACCAGTTCGCCATCGTGCTCGACGGCCAGGTCATCTCCGACCCGTCCGTCAGCCAGGCGCTGACCGGCGGCAACGCCGAGATCTCCGGCAGCTTCGACCAGAAGTCCGCCATGGACCTGGGCAACATGCTCTCGTACGGCGCCCTGCCGCTGTCCTTCCAGGAGGACAGCGTCACCACCGTCACCGCCGCGCTCGGCGGCGAGCAGCTGAAGGCCGGCCTCATCGCCGGTGCCATCGGCCTCGCCCTCGTGGTGATCTACCTGCTGGCGTACTACCGGGGCCTGGCGTTCGTCGCCATCATCAGCCTCATCGTCTCCGGCATCCTCACCTACACGATCATGGTGCTGCTCGGTAAGGGCATCGGCTTCGCGCTGAACCTGCCCGCGGTCTGTGGTGCGATCGTCGCGATCGGCATCACCGCCGACTCCTTCATCGTGTACTTCGAACGCATCCGGGACGAGATCCGCGAGGGCCGCACCCTGCGTCCGGCCGTCGAGCGCGCCTGGCCGCGCGCCCGTCGCACGATCCTGGTCTCCGACTTCGTGTCGTTCCTGGCCGCCGCGGTCCTGTTCATCGTCACCGTCGGCAAGGTGCAGGGCTTCGCCTTCACCCTGGGTCTGACCACCCTGCTCGACGTCGTCGTGGTGTTCCTCTTCACCAAGCCCGTCATGACGCTGCTGGCCCGTACGAACTTCTTCGCCAGCGGTCACCCGTGGTCCGGGCTGGACCCGAAGCGACTGGGCGCGAAGCCGCCGCTGCGACGCTCGCGTCGTACCGGCTCCGGCGCGTCCGCCGCGACCGTCTCCGTTCCCGTCGACGCAAAGGAGGCGTGAGAGATGTCGAAGCTCGGAGATCTCGGCGCCAAGCTGTACCGGGGTGAGGTCGGCTACGACTTCGTCGGCAAGCGCTTCGTCTGGTACGGCGTTTCCATCCTGATCACCATCACGGCGATCGTGGCCGTGGCCGTCTCGGGCCTGAACATGGGCATCGAGTTCAAGGGCGGTGCCGTCTTCACCACCCCGAAGACCTCCGTCACGGAGCAGCAGGCCCGCGAGGACGCGGAGAAGGCCTCCGGTCACGACGCGATCGTCCAGAAGCTCGGCACCGGCGGCCTGCGCATCCAGATCTCGGAACTGGACACCGCGGCCGCGGCCGACGTGAAGGCCAAGCTCGCCACCGACCTCAAGGTCGACGCGGCCGAGATCAACGCGGACCTGGTCGGCCCCAGCTGGGGCGAGCAGATCGCCAACAAGGCCTGGACCGGCCTCGGCGTCTTCATGGTCCTCGTGGTGATCTACCTGGCCATCGCCTTCGAGTGGCGGATGGCGGTGGCGGCGCTCATCGCGCTGATCCACGACCTCACGATCACCGTCGGCGTGTACGCGCTGGTCGGCTTCGAGGTCACCCCGGGTACGGTCATCGGTCTGCTGACCATCCTCGGTTACTCCCTCTACGACACCGTCGTCGTCTTCGACGGTCTCAAGGAGGGCTCGAAGGACATCACCAAGCAGACCCGCTACACGTACAGCGAGGTCGCCAACCGCAGCATCAACGGCACCCTGGTCCGTTCGATCAACACCACCGTCGTGGCGCTGCTCCCGGTCGGGGCGCTGCTCTTCATCGGTGGCGGCCTCCTCGACGCCGGCATGCTGAACGACATCTCGCTGTCGCTGTTCGTCGGCCTCGCGGCGGGTGCCTACTCGTCGATCTTCATCGCGACCCCGCTGGTCGTGGACCTGAAGGAGCGCGAGCCGGCGATGAAGGCCCTGAAGAAGCGGGTGCTCGCGAAGCGGGCGTCGGCGGAGGCCAGGGGCGAGTCGCCCGAGGACGCCGGGTCCGAAGAGGCGCCGGAGGTAGTGGCGCAGGGCCGGTCGGGACGGCGCCGGTGACCGCGGAGCTGCCCTCCGGCGTACGGGACCTGCTGCTCAGCCGGATCACCGACGTCGAGGACTACCCGAAGCCGGGCGTGATGTTCAAGGACATCACCCCGCTGCTGGCCGACCCGAAGGCGTTCGGCGCCCTCACG
Protein-coding sequences here:
- the secD gene encoding protein translocase subunit SecD, which translates into the protein MAAPKKGRRPTGAQGRPGRSLAIILIAMVALTAGMFLSKQTTPRLGIDLAGGTSITLKAKSEPGKPDAINETNMNTAVGIIERRVNGLGVSEAEVQTQGRDHIIVNIPKGTNEQQAREQVGTTAQLYFRPVLAVTEGAPAPPEASQSGSPSAAPSGSGSPSASAATPSSSATSQGRAVSEALKAPNAPSPSPSASESKKADDKATPSTSPSATSADQAAAAALQAKFAALDCTDEAQRAAVSKNIKPEDPTLACGKRGDAWYKWVLGPAQVDGKDVKDAKGQIDQQRGIWIVTMQFTDKGADKFAKITGELAAKQSPQNQFAIVLDGQVISDPSVSQALTGGNAEISGSFDQKSAMDLGNMLSYGALPLSFQEDSVTTVTAALGGEQLKAGLIAGAIGLALVVIYLLAYYRGLAFVAIISLIVSGILTYTIMVLLGKGIGFALNLPAVCGAIVAIGITADSFIVYFERIRDEIREGRTLRPAVERAWPRARRTILVSDFVSFLAAAVLFIVTVGKVQGFAFTLGLTTLLDVVVVFLFTKPVMTLLARTNFFASGHPWSGLDPKRLGAKPPLRRSRRTGSGASAATVSVPVDAKEA
- the secF gene encoding protein translocase subunit SecF, producing MSKLGDLGAKLYRGEVGYDFVGKRFVWYGVSILITITAIVAVAVSGLNMGIEFKGGAVFTTPKTSVTEQQAREDAEKASGHDAIVQKLGTGGLRIQISELDTAAAADVKAKLATDLKVDAAEINADLVGPSWGEQIANKAWTGLGVFMVLVVIYLAIAFEWRMAVAALIALIHDLTITVGVYALVGFEVTPGTVIGLLTILGYSLYDTVVVFDGLKEGSKDITKQTRYTYSEVANRSINGTLVRSINTTVVALLPVGALLFIGGGLLDAGMLNDISLSLFVGLAAGAYSSIFIATPLVVDLKEREPAMKALKKRVLAKRASAEARGESPEDAGSEEAPEVVAQGRSGRRR